The genomic window ACTCGGGCTGCGGTCTGAATTTCTTCTTCACCATCATGTTTGTATTCTGGTACATAATGGTTTTCAGCTCGGGCGATACTTTTCCCGGCAGCCAGTAGAGTTTGTTAAACTCATCCATGTATTCGCGCCCTGCTTTTCCGTCGTAGCTGTCGAAGAAGGCTTTCATTTCTTCAATAAACTTTACCGGATCTTCGGTAAATCCTTTGGGCATTACCTGCTGTGCGGCAAGGCGGGGCCCGTTAATCAAAAGGGTTGCAAGGGTAATGAGCAGAGCGGCTACACGCATTTTCATCATCATTCGGCTTATAAGGCTTGGTTCAGTTTCGGGTCAGTTCCAGCAGTGCCCATTCGTTGCGGGCATTTGCGGCCACGGTAGTTAGTCCGTGTGCGGCGGCTGCATGAGTAAGAGTGTCGGTATCGGAGGTAAAAAAGCCGCTCAGCAGCAGGGTTCCGCCGTGGTTCAGTGCATTGCCAAAGCCGGGCATGGCGGCCAGCAGCACATTGCGGTTTATGTTGGCTATAATCACGTCGTAGTTTTTTCCGGCAAGAAAGCGGTCGTCGCCTTCATAAACGTGAATAGCGGCTCCCGGATTGTGTGCCGCGTTTTCGCGGGCATTCTCCACGGCGGGCGCTTCTATGTCCACCGCATCCACATGCCCCGCACCGCGCAACGAGGCAATAATGGCCAGCACACCCGTGCCGCTGCCCAGGTCAAGCACCGTTTTACCGGCCACATCCATTGTTAATAACTTCTCTACCATCAAATGCGTGGTGGCATGGTGCCCGGTGCCAAACGACATTTGCGGCTGTATCACAATATCCATCACACCGGCGGGCGGCGGGGCATGAAACGGGGCGCGTATCATACATTTCCCGCCTATATCAACCGGCTGAAAATCAGCTTCCCACACCGCATTCCAGTTTTGCGCCGGTATGTGCTTTTCGGTCCAGTGCAGGGTGCCCAGCGCCGTATCAAAATCGTGCAGCGGCTGCAGCACACCGGCGTGGTAAACAGATTCGGGAATGTAGGC from Bacteroidota bacterium includes these protein-coding regions:
- the prmA gene encoding 50S ribosomal protein L11 methyltransferase is translated as MNYIELDIQVEPRYPAADLLITELSELGFESFADTPAGFTAYIPESVYHAGVLQPLHDFDTALGTLHWTEKHIPAQNWNAVWEADFQPVDIGGKCMIRAPFHAPPPAGVMDIVIQPQMSFGTGHHATTHLMVEKLLTMDVAGKTVLDLGSGTGVLAIIASLRGAGHVDAVDIEAPAVENARENAAHNPGAAIHVYEGDDRFLAGKNYDVIIANINRNVLLAAMPGFGNALNHGGTLLLSGFFTSDTDTLTHAAAAHGLTTVAANARNEWALLELTRN